In the Bacillus shivajii genome, one interval contains:
- a CDS encoding DUF6366 family protein, with protein sequence MSDDKQDKFNREEIKRNPMGKFADGVNQSQMGNIGELARGGCLNNILTIVLLILGLLFLTQCVF encoded by the coding sequence GTGAGTGATGATAAGCAAGATAAATTTAATAGAGAGGAAATTAAAAGGAATCCTATGGGAAAATTTGCTGACGGGGTAAACCAATCTCAAATGGGGAATATCGGAGAATTAGCTAGAGGAGGTTGCCTAAATAACATATTAACAATTGTTCTATTGATTCTAGGATTGCTTTTCCTTACACAATGTGTTTTTTGA